The nucleotide sequence ATGCATGGTGCGATGATCGGTGAGCTGCTGCAGCAACATGGTGTAGAACGTGGTCGGACGCGGCACCTTGCGCACCGGCAAGCCGGCAAACTCCTGGAACAAACCGCCGGCCCCGGCATCGGCGCGTTGTCGAACCAGGAAATTGGCGTAGGCCACGAAACCGGCAATGAAGGCGTCGACGTAGTCGCTGAACTTGGCGTAGTGCCCGTTGACGTGGGGTAAGTTCGGCATGCTCGTGGCGGGCTGTGCCGATTTGTTCGGCCGCATCGCGTCAGTGTTGACGTGATCCCATCGGATCGTCGGCGTGGTGTTGTTATTCGCGATCAACCCACCGACCGCGGAACGCCCGTTGGCGCCGGAGCGCCGATAGGACGGGATCAAGCCCACCGCCATCACCGAATCGGCGATGAGGTTGCATGCGGCATGGTGGGCGCGGCTTTCCCGGTCACGGTCGTCGGGGTCCTTCGTGCTCGCCTGCAGGATCGTCTCGATGTCCAGCGGCATCGGGTAGTCGCCGTGTGCGATGAAGTTTTCGTGGTGCATGTCGGTGGCGGCCAGGCAGTGCAGCAGTGCCAGCCATGCTCCGGCGCGCCGGAAGTACAACTCGAGGCCTTCTTCGTCTGGGCACGATGCATGCTCGATGAACTCGCACCAGCCGTAGCCTTCGCGTCCGATCGTGCGGACCGCACGCAACGCCAGCGGGGGAGCGGCCCGGTTGAGCCTGCCGACCAGGGCGTGCAGGGCGCCATCCACCCGCAAGTCCTTCGGCTTGTAGACCACCCGCGCGCCGTTCTCGAACACGACGATCCGTACCGAGCGGCCGCCATTGTGGGGATCGGAGAGCCCGCCGTCGATTCCGGCCACCTCGGTTTCGGGGGCGCCCGCGAGCAGGTCAGCGCGGATGGACGGCAGATCGGCGGCCAGGCGTTCGATCAGCTCGCGCGTGGTGTCAATCCATTGGCGGGTGATCGTGGCGATCAGCCGCCACAGCACCGGTTTGACTTCCAGCAGCCGGGCAAGGCCCGCTGCTTTCATCTCGGCGACAAACCGCTGATAGAGCGCGACTCCCGAGTCCGGTCTGGGCTGCGCGTGAGCATCGTCTGGGGTCGCGAGCTCGCGCACCGAGTCAAAGAGCGCATAGAGCGCCGGCGCGCACAGGTCGGACAGTTGTTGCAACAACGATCGCCGAATGCCTGCGCGTGCAGAATCGCTCAGTTGGGCCGTGGCGGCGGCGTCCGTGGTCGACCAGAGTCGGGCCTGCGCCTCGTCGACTAGCGGCAACAGCAGGGTGTCGAATTGGCAGGGGGTCGTGGACTCGTGCGAACCGGTTGTGGTGGCTTGGCCGGGGGAGTCGCACAACGACGCGCGGGACCACATTGCGTCATCCACCCACGCCGGCAGCGGCAAGGACCGAGTGTGCCGGGCATTGGCGAAACGCGCCAGCACGCTTGCGAAGTCCCAACCGTCGCGAGCCAATCGCGACTCGAACTGCGCCCAGTCACCGCTTGTGCTGGAACGACACCAAGCGGCGAGGCGGCGCGCGGCGGCATCGGTGTCTGCCTTCCGGCCGGGCAGCGTCTCGAAACGCGTAGACAACAGTTCATCGATCGTCGCGGCATGGACAACCAGCCACTCGCGCAGCGCATGGCGATCATGTCGCGCGGCTACCGAGCCGTCGACCCACTCATCCCCGACACCGTCACCCATCACCCATCTGTCCAACCATCGGACCCGCGCCTCGCATTCGCAGTACCCAAGCTACGACTTCGCTGCCCGTGGTAATGCCGAATCGCGCAACCTGTTGCGGGCGAGCCGTTTTCGCGGGGTGGCTAAGGGTTGAGATGCGGTGATGAAGCTATCTGAGCGTCCTTGCGAACCGAAAGGCGTCCTGCGGCT is from Mycobacterium marinum and encodes:
- a CDS encoding type 2 lanthipeptide synthetase LanM family protein, with protein sequence MGDGVGDEWVDGSVAARHDRHALREWLVVHAATIDELLSTRFETLPGRKADTDAAARRLAAWCRSSTSGDWAQFESRLARDGWDFASVLARFANARHTRSLPLPAWVDDAMWSRASLCDSPGQATTTGSHESTTPCQFDTLLLPLVDEAQARLWSTTDAAATAQLSDSARAGIRRSLLQQLSDLCAPALYALFDSVRELATPDDAHAQPRPDSGVALYQRFVAEMKAAGLARLLEVKPVLWRLIATITRQWIDTTRELIERLAADLPSIRADLLAGAPETEVAGIDGGLSDPHNGGRSVRIVVFENGARVVYKPKDLRVDGALHALVGRLNRAAPPLALRAVRTIGREGYGWCEFIEHASCPDEEGLELYFRRAGAWLALLHCLAATDMHHENFIAHGDYPMPLDIETILQASTKDPDDRDRESRAHHAACNLIADSVMAVGLIPSYRRSGANGRSAVGGLIANNNTTPTIRWDHVNTDAMRPNKSAQPATSMPNLPHVNGHYAKFSDYVDAFIAGFVAYANFLVRQRADAGAGGLFQEFAGLPVRKVPRPTTFYTMLLQQLTDHRTMHDGVVWSAQADFVARLADWNQDSDPHWPLLQAERSALLSLNVPYFVMASDGIEAHDFAGVSFPSEGVSGLERASARIHNLDDRQIDWQVTVIRHNTETYAGQARSPGTAGPEHQPSGPDRGAGPPAEDGLSAEADRIAGELALHAIRRDAGAAWIGLDWSGDSEAAQLVCLGAGLYNGVSGIGLFLAAHAASSGCERSAELARAGVAHVRTELTGRNAPRVARSLGISGGSGLGSIAYALAVMAECLEDDELLAHAHTAALLITDDLIETDRQLDVVGGSAGAILGLLRVYRDTGSGDVLARAIRCGEHLLRQPRVGSQGRRTWQRQVPGSCDLNGMAHGAAGYAYALASLATTTGHEEFARYAAECLAFENASYDPQRGSWPALDVGGRKGWPSQWCHGAPGIGLGRIGLARLGWAQPLSADIANAVTSVRQSWAEQQLDTLCCGALGSVELLSEAATTLDQRDLRGLAARYLSDIVSAATQRGDYRWNSGDQAFNPGLFRGIAGIGYTALRRIDASLPNVLLWE